The segment GTGTTACATAATCTTTTTTCCGGATGACCATTAATTTTTACATCTTCGATATTCTCTAAAATCTTTCTTTCTAAGTAATCTCTTAACTCTTTTATTTTTATAACATCTTTTTCCATATCTCTCATTAAAATCTCACAGGCTTTTCCCATACCAACAATGCCGATTAAATTCTCGGTTCCTGCTCGTTTTCCTTGCTCATGATGACCACCATGAATAAGGTTTGTGATTTTTACTCCTTCTCTAATATATAATACTCCCACACCCTTCGGAGCATGAATTTTGTGGCCAGAGATAGTTAACAAATCAACTCCCAATTTTTCAACATCTAATTTTATTTTACCGGCAGAAGCCACGGCGTCAGTGTGGAAATAGATGTCATAACTTTTCACAATTTGGGAGATTTCTTCAATCGGTTGGATAGTGCCCACTTCGTTATTACTGTGCATTATGGAGACCAAAATTGTATTTTTTCTTATTGATTTTTTTAAATAATCAATATCTACGATACCATATTCGTCAACCGGTAAGAAAGTAATTTCGAATCCAAAATCTTTTAAAGCCAAGCAGGAGTTTAAAACCGAACTATGTTCGATAGCAGAAGTGATTATATGATTTCCTTTGTTTTGGTTGGCAAAGGCAATCCCTTTGATTGCCCAATTACACGATTCGGTACCACCGGAGGTGAAAAATATTCTTTCTGATTTTGTATTTAGAAATTCGGCTATTTTTCTTCGGGCATTTTCGATTGCTTCTCTGGTTTCCCGGCCAAAAGAGTGAAGATTGGAGGGATTACCAAATTTCTCTTCTAAAAAAGGCATTATCGCTTCTTTTACCTCTTTGTCAATAGGGGTAGTGGAATTATAATCTAAATAAACTCTTCTCATTTTTCCTCCTCAGATTATTT is part of the candidate division WOR-3 bacterium genome and harbors:
- the nifS gene encoding cysteine desulfurase NifS; protein product: MRRVYLDYNSTTPIDKEVKEAIMPFLEEKFGNPSNLHSFGRETREAIENARRKIAEFLNTKSERIFFTSGGTESCNWAIKGIAFANQNKGNHIITSAIEHSSVLNSCLALKDFGFEITFLPVDEYGIVDIDYLKKSIRKNTILVSIMHSNNEVGTIQPIEEISQIVKSYDIYFHTDAVASAGKIKLDVEKLGVDLLTISGHKIHAPKGVGVLYIREGVKITNLIHGGHHEQGKRAGTENLIGIVGMGKACEILMRDMEKDVIKIKELRDYLERKILENIEDVKINGHPEKRLCNTTNISFGYVEGEALLVNLDLEGIAVASGSACASGEPEPSHVLKAMNVPIEYINSPVRFSLGRENTKEEIDYTIEVVIKVVKRLREITAFKKRV